One window of Anaerolineales bacterium genomic DNA carries:
- a CDS encoding sulfite oxidase-like oxidoreductase: protein MFQFEGLDRRKEEERVRAEGRLPPGQSLTQKFPVLHYGPVPPFNAATWDFRVWGEVEEEKRWSWDEFNKLPRAKLHMDIHCVTRWSKFDTDWEGVSVKTLVEQGFFKIKPSAKYVMQHAEYGFTVNLPLEVVLQDNFLLATHFQGEPITPDHGYPLRGVVGFIPGREDMETPYFWKGAKWLRSIEFMPQDKRGFWEQAGYHNRADVWREERFG, encoded by the coding sequence ATGTTTCAGTTCGAAGGTTTGGATCGCCGCAAGGAAGAGGAACGCGTCCGCGCGGAAGGGCGTCTACCGCCCGGTCAGTCGTTGACGCAGAAGTTTCCCGTTTTGCATTACGGACCCGTCCCGCCGTTTAACGCCGCCACATGGGACTTCCGCGTGTGGGGCGAGGTTGAGGAGGAAAAGCGCTGGAGCTGGGACGAATTCAACAAACTGCCGCGCGCAAAACTCCACATGGACATCCACTGCGTGACCCGCTGGAGCAAGTTCGACACCGATTGGGAAGGCGTTTCAGTAAAGACCTTGGTTGAGCAGGGATTCTTCAAGATCAAGCCGAGCGCAAAGTATGTGATGCAGCATGCCGAGTACGGCTTCACGGTCAATTTGCCGCTGGAGGTGGTCTTGCAGGATAACTTCCTGCTGGCGACGCATTTCCAGGGTGAGCCGATCACGCCCGACCATGGCTATCCCCTGCGCGGCGTGGTGGGATTCATCCCCGGGCGCGAAGACATGGAAACGCCGTATTTCTGGAAAGGCGCGAAGTGGCTGCGCTCCATCGAATTCATGCCGCAGGATAAACGCGGATTCTGGGAGCAGGCCGGCTATCACAACCGCGCCGATGTCTGGCGCGAAGAGCGGTTTGGATGA
- a CDS encoding NAD-binding protein, which yields MKKPTFKQKFQYWFDNYMSRGTIALIGGLAVLSLIIIFIAAAVIRVGALAMAGESAPSFGEAAWMSLMRTLDAGTMGGDTGPGFRIVMLLVTIGGIFIVSTLIGILSNGLEERIEQLRKGRSLVLENDHTLILGWTPQIFTVISELVTANESRKSGAVIVVLADQDKVEMEDAVRERVPDSKNTRIICRSGSPMDMTDLEIASPHTARSIIVLSEGDDPDTRVIKCVLAITNNPNRRSEPYHIVTQIRDPQNMDVLKLLSENDVVQPILTTDLIARVVAQTSRQSGLSVVYTELLNFGGDEIYFKQEPGLSGKTFGDALLAYETSTVMGIRRADGAILVSPKMDTRIEPGDSIFAIAEDDDKIQLSNTRIIPDENLIQRSAGASKPKPERGLILGWNRSGPIIVRELDNYVAKGSELLIVSDVDNLEKQILRDVGKLKNQRLKVMEGDIRDRALLDELGVTEYDHVIVLAYSHLDVQEADAITLVTLLHLRDIAEKDATPFSIISEMLDLRNRELAEATNVDDFIVSEHLISLMLAQLSEDAELKDVFADLFDPEGAEIYLKPIGDYVKIGEPVNFYTAVEAAKRRGETAIGYRIMSEIHDAGKAYGVHTNPKKSGKVSFKPVDKLIVISEG from the coding sequence ATGAAGAAGCCCACTTTCAAACAGAAGTTTCAATACTGGTTCGATAATTACATGTCGCGCGGCACCATCGCCTTGATCGGCGGGCTTGCCGTGCTCTCATTGATCATCATATTCATCGCCGCAGCTGTCATCCGCGTGGGCGCGCTTGCCATGGCGGGAGAATCCGCCCCAAGTTTTGGCGAGGCGGCCTGGATGAGTCTGATGCGGACTCTCGATGCAGGCACGATGGGCGGGGATACGGGTCCCGGCTTCCGCATCGTCATGTTACTGGTCACCATCGGAGGGATTTTCATCGTCTCCACGCTGATCGGCATCCTTAGCAACGGATTGGAGGAACGCATCGAACAACTTCGCAAAGGGCGTTCCCTTGTCCTTGAAAACGATCACACCCTCATCCTCGGCTGGACTCCGCAGATTTTTACGGTCATCTCCGAACTCGTCACGGCGAACGAAAGCCGCAAGAGCGGCGCGGTCATCGTCGTTTTGGCCGACCAGGACAAGGTCGAGATGGAGGATGCGGTCCGCGAACGCGTTCCCGACTCAAAAAACACCCGCATCATCTGCCGTTCGGGCAGCCCCATGGACATGACCGATCTCGAGATCGCCAGCCCGCATACGGCGCGCTCCATCATCGTTCTCTCCGAAGGCGACGATCCCGATACCCGCGTCATCAAGTGCGTCCTTGCGATCACGAACAACCCAAACCGGCGCAGCGAGCCCTATCACATCGTCACCCAGATCCGCGACCCGCAAAATATGGATGTCTTGAAACTGCTCTCTGAAAACGATGTCGTCCAGCCCATCCTCACCACCGATCTCATTGCCCGCGTCGTCGCGCAGACCTCACGCCAGAGCGGCTTGTCGGTTGTTTACACTGAACTCCTGAATTTCGGCGGCGACGAGATCTACTTCAAACAGGAGCCGGGTTTGTCGGGAAAAACCTTCGGTGATGCGCTGCTTGCATATGAAACATCCACAGTGATGGGGATTCGCCGCGCTGATGGAGCCATCCTCGTGAGCCCAAAGATGGACACGCGCATCGAACCGGGCGACTCGATTTTTGCGATCGCCGAAGACGACGACAAGATTCAACTCTCGAACACGCGCATCATCCCGGACGAAAACCTGATTCAGCGTTCTGCGGGCGCATCCAAGCCCAAGCCTGAGCGCGGACTGATCCTCGGCTGGAACCGTTCCGGACCCATCATCGTCCGCGAGCTGGATAACTATGTCGCCAAAGGCTCGGAATTGCTCATCGTCTCGGACGTGGACAACCTCGAAAAACAGATTCTACGCGACGTGGGCAAACTCAAAAACCAGCGGCTCAAAGTGATGGAGGGGGATATCCGCGACCGGGCATTGCTCGATGAACTCGGCGTGACCGAATACGATCATGTCATCGTATTGGCGTACAGCCATTTGGACGTCCAGGAGGCGGATGCCATCACTCTCGTCACGTTACTGCACTTGCGCGACATCGCCGAAAAGGATGCGACCCCCTTCTCCATTATCAGCGAGATGCTCGACCTGCGCAACCGCGAACTCGCCGAAGCCACCAATGTGGATGATTTCATCGTCAGCGAACATCTCATCAGCCTGATGCTTGCCCAACTCTCGGAAGATGCCGAACTCAAGGACGTCTTTGCCGACCTTTTCGACCCCGAAGGCGCGGAAATTTACCTTAAGCCAATCGGCGACTACGTCAAAATCGGCGAACCGGTCAATTTCTACACCGCCGTCGAAGCCGCCAAGCGCCGCGGCGAAACCGCCATCGGCTACCGAATCATGAGCGAAATCCATGACGCAGGCAAGGCATACGGAGTCCACACCAACCCGAAGAAGTCGGGGAAGGTCAGCTTCAAACCGGTCGATAAATTGATCGTGATCTCAGAGGGATGA
- the rny gene encoding ribonuclease Y: MSPIILLIDLLALLIGFAAGYFIHRYQVDRAAKSRQDRADDIVKAAQTQANMIVKGAQDNATKIIQAAESEIKERRIELNRDTERLEKRRSEVDSRYDKIEQREQNLNRRQSQIDKRFNETEKLYEDQLKKLEQIAQMNQEEARKDLFAAVEKEARGDMARIIRQIEAEAREEGEKRARKLIADAIQRVASEHVAEVTRAVVTLPSEEMKGRIVGRNGRNIKAFEQAAGVDVIVDDTPDSVTVSCFDSVRREIARRALSKLILDGRIHPAHIEKVIEDETKAVEKIINEAGEQAAYDANVTGLHPEVLRMMGRLKFRTSYGQNQLAHAVEVSKLAGILAAEIGANVELAKQGGFLHDIGKAMDHNQEGTHAGLGAEFCKRYGVNPVVVNAIASHHHEVDQETVEAVIAEAADAISGARPGARREDLEAYIKRIRSLEEMSMSFDGVQQAFAIQAGREVRILVKPETIDDLGSTRLARDIAKKIEETMQYPGQIRVTVIRETRATEYAK; encoded by the coding sequence ATGAGTCCGATAATTCTATTGATAGATCTGCTGGCATTGCTCATCGGCTTTGCCGCCGGATATTTCATCCACCGCTACCAGGTAGACCGGGCCGCAAAATCACGCCAGGACCGCGCGGATGACATCGTCAAAGCCGCGCAGACCCAGGCAAACATGATCGTCAAAGGCGCGCAGGATAACGCCACCAAGATCATCCAGGCCGCCGAAAGCGAGATCAAGGAACGTCGCATCGAGTTGAACCGCGACACGGAGCGGCTCGAAAAGCGCCGTTCCGAAGTGGACAGCCGTTACGACAAGATCGAACAGCGCGAGCAGAACCTCAACCGCAGACAATCGCAGATCGACAAACGGTTCAATGAAACCGAAAAACTGTACGAAGATCAATTGAAAAAACTCGAACAGATCGCGCAGATGAATCAAGAGGAAGCCCGCAAGGACCTTTTCGCAGCCGTCGAAAAGGAAGCGCGCGGCGACATGGCGCGCATCATCCGTCAGATCGAAGCCGAAGCGCGCGAAGAAGGCGAGAAGCGCGCCCGCAAACTCATCGCAGACGCCATCCAGCGCGTGGCTTCCGAACATGTGGCTGAGGTTACGCGCGCCGTTGTCACCTTGCCCAGCGAAGAAATGAAGGGACGCATCGTCGGGCGCAACGGCCGCAATATCAAGGCTTTCGAGCAGGCCGCCGGTGTGGATGTGATCGTGGACGACACGCCCGATTCGGTCACCGTTTCGTGCTTCGACTCGGTGCGGCGCGAGATCGCCCGCCGTGCCTTATCCAAATTGATCCTGGATGGGCGCATTCACCCGGCTCATATTGAAAAGGTCATCGAAGACGAGACGAAAGCCGTCGAGAAGATCATCAACGAAGCAGGCGAACAAGCCGCCTACGACGCCAACGTCACCGGTTTGCACCCCGAGGTCTTGCGCATGATGGGGCGGTTGAAGTTCCGCACTTCGTATGGGCAGAACCAGCTCGCTCACGCGGTCGAAGTCTCAAAACTGGCGGGCATTCTCGCTGCAGAGATCGGCGCGAACGTGGAACTTGCCAAACAGGGCGGCTTCCTGCACGACATCGGCAAAGCGATGGACCACAACCAGGAAGGGACTCATGCCGGGCTCGGCGCGGAATTCTGCAAACGCTACGGCGTGAACCCGGTCGTTGTGAACGCCATCGCCTCCCACCACCATGAGGTGGACCAGGAGACCGTGGAAGCGGTCATCGCCGAAGCCGCAGATGCCATTTCCGGCGCGCGTCCCGGCGCACGCCGCGAAGACCTCGAAGCTTACATCAAACGTATCCGCTCCCTCGAGGAAATGTCCATGTCATTCGATGGCGTCCAGCAGGCATTCGCCATCCAGGCAGGACGCGAAGTCCGCATCCTTGTCAAACCTGAGACGATCGACGATCTTGGCTCCACCCGCCTCGCGCGCGACATCGCCAAGAAGATCGAAGAGACCATGCAATATCCCGGTCAGATCCGCGTAACCGTGATCCGCGAGACGCGGGCGACCGAATACGCGAAGTAA
- a CDS encoding RecX family transcriptional regulator has product MRKITALEVQKKNPNRVNVHLDGEFAFGLARITAAWLKIGDVLSDEKIAGLQNDDSRERAMQQALLFLSYRARSEKEIRQNLKKHEYPEDVIEQTLIRLRENRLANDGEFAKAWVENRNTFRPRSRRALTMELRQKGLDEETVKHAVSDVDEEALAYETARKWATRLNSAALSRSKGLEWGEFRRKLSEYLARRGFPYSVVASVVTRIWNETHAEETHYEDEELI; this is encoded by the coding sequence ATGAGAAAAATCACCGCCCTCGAAGTGCAAAAAAAGAATCCCAACCGGGTGAACGTTCATCTCGATGGGGAATTCGCCTTCGGGCTGGCGCGCATCACAGCCGCATGGCTCAAGATCGGCGATGTTCTCAGCGACGAAAAGATCGCCGGGCTGCAGAATGACGACTCGCGGGAGCGGGCGATGCAGCAAGCCCTGCTCTTCCTGAGTTATCGCGCGCGCTCCGAAAAGGAAATACGGCAGAACCTGAAAAAGCACGAATATCCCGAAGACGTGATCGAGCAGACCCTGATCCGTCTCCGTGAGAACAGGCTCGCCAACGATGGTGAATTTGCAAAGGCGTGGGTCGAAAATCGGAACACTTTCCGCCCGCGCTCCCGCCGCGCATTGACGATGGAACTTCGTCAAAAAGGGCTCGATGAAGAAACGGTCAAACACGCCGTTTCCGATGTGGACGAGGAAGCCCTGGCGTATGAAACCGCCCGGAAATGGGCAACCAGACTCAACAGCGCCGCCCTGAGCCGGTCGAAGGGTCTGGAATGGGGTGAGTTTCGCAGGAAACTCTCAGAATACCTCGCGAGGCGCGGATTCCCCTACTCCGTTGTCGCGTCCGTCGTGACCCGCATCTGGAACGAGACGCACGCGGAGGAAACACACTACGAAGATGAGGAACTGATATGA
- a CDS encoding glycosyltransferase family 39 protein — MIDRQHVDGGDIWNLRRVVAFVGLYIILVSQFLVFSKPVEETILPPYTWLAFIGVFILVVSQLIRPTVALKKISNSRMFSDQNFWVSAGFLLSALGMLATYFFAAYTRVNYIPVVTVWLLGAGCYLYAFVQDAGPLDFKSIRDWFVKNRMEIGLILLLTAAAFAVRFYQLGAVPRVLDGDEGAVGLNAQLTVEGRLSNPFALWANVGAIYLQLINFSLKVFGINAFALRLLPAIGGVLAVPCIYLLARQFGGRRIALIAATLVAFSHSHIHFSRIASVIYIHGVWLAPLELYFLLTGLAKRQYWRAALAGILLAIHFSVYLTAQIVAAMLIVFFVLGFLFYREWFKPRTGQVAVFLGGFFTTILPAGFYFIQEPGEFLSRLGADGTFQSGWLEITMQDTGKTAFELLLGRVTHAFLSLTYYPALDFYGSPAPMLSMISSTLFLIGLGIALWRIRQPSYLLLNGYFWSATIAVGIFAIPPGADSYRMLMALPAALIMAAIGLNEIFQIFGVSLERAHTAYIVSVSAILVSLMFYNLWTYYADFAGQCRFATNTAGRFASYLGSEVARIESENQVYLLSDEIFSHGTHPSSFFLSKSRSIVNFPESVDQLNPVSGEVIIAPPSRIEELELWAREHPGGELHYKYDCTDPILLMYQVP, encoded by the coding sequence ATGATTGACCGGCAGCACGTTGACGGGGGTGATATTTGGAACCTGAGAAGGGTCGTTGCATTTGTAGGACTTTATATAATTTTGGTGAGTCAGTTCCTTGTATTTTCGAAACCTGTGGAGGAGACGATCCTGCCGCCTTATACCTGGCTGGCATTTATCGGGGTTTTTATCCTCGTCGTCAGCCAGTTGATTCGACCTACAGTTGCCCTGAAAAAAATATCCAATTCACGGATGTTCAGTGACCAGAACTTTTGGGTTTCCGCGGGTTTTCTGCTTTCCGCATTGGGGATGCTTGCGACGTATTTCTTTGCCGCCTATACGCGAGTGAACTACATCCCGGTGGTCACCGTTTGGCTGTTGGGGGCCGGATGCTACCTGTACGCTTTCGTCCAGGATGCTGGACCGTTGGATTTCAAATCGATTCGGGATTGGTTCGTGAAGAATCGGATGGAGATCGGTTTGATTCTTCTGTTGACCGCGGCGGCATTTGCGGTGCGCTTTTATCAGCTTGGTGCGGTGCCCCGCGTATTGGATGGCGATGAAGGCGCGGTCGGTTTGAACGCCCAATTGACAGTGGAAGGCAGACTCAGCAACCCATTCGCATTATGGGCGAATGTCGGCGCGATCTATTTGCAGTTGATCAATTTTTCGTTGAAAGTCTTTGGCATCAACGCCTTCGCTTTGCGGTTGCTGCCCGCCATCGGCGGGGTGCTTGCCGTTCCGTGCATTTATCTGCTAGCCCGTCAGTTCGGCGGTCGCCGCATCGCTTTGATCGCGGCGACGCTGGTCGCATTCTCCCATTCGCATATTCATTTCAGCCGCATTGCTTCCGTGATATACATTCATGGCGTTTGGCTGGCTCCGCTTGAGTTGTATTTTCTACTGACCGGATTGGCGAAACGCCAATACTGGCGGGCGGCCCTTGCGGGGATTCTTCTCGCCATTCATTTTTCCGTGTACCTTACTGCGCAGATCGTGGCGGCGATGCTGATTGTATTCTTTGTTCTGGGGTTTCTTTTTTACCGCGAGTGGTTCAAGCCGCGAACCGGACAAGTTGCCGTATTTTTGGGCGGGTTCTTTACAACCATACTGCCAGCGGGATTTTATTTTATTCAGGAGCCCGGGGAATTTTTGTCCCGGTTGGGGGCGGATGGAACGTTCCAATCCGGCTGGCTTGAAATCACCATGCAGGATACGGGCAAAACCGCATTCGAGTTGCTGCTCGGTCGTGTGACACATGCGTTTCTATCCCTGACCTATTACCCCGCGTTGGACTTCTACGGCTCTCCTGCTCCGATGCTCAGTATGATTTCCTCGACACTTTTCCTTATAGGATTGGGCATTGCCCTATGGCGGATCAGACAGCCATCCTATCTGTTATTGAATGGTTACTTCTGGTCGGCGACAATTGCCGTCGGTATTTTTGCCATTCCACCGGGCGCGGATTCTTACCGTATGTTGATGGCGCTCCCTGCCGCCTTGATCATGGCGGCGATCGGTTTGAACGAGATCTTCCAGATATTCGGAGTCTCCCTGGAACGGGCGCATACCGCGTATATTGTGTCGGTATCGGCCATTCTTGTAAGTCTAATGTTCTATAACCTCTGGACCTATTATGCGGATTTTGCCGGTCAATGCCGTTTCGCCACGAATACCGCGGGGCGGTTCGCCTCCTATCTTGGCTCGGAGGTCGCCCGGATCGAAAGTGAAAACCAGGTTTACCTTCTCAGCGACGAGATCTTCTCACATGGCACGCACCCCTCCTCGTTTTTCTTGAGCAAAAGCCGCTCGATCGTGAATTTTCCTGAATCTGTCGACCAGTTGAATCCCGTCTCGGGGGAGGTCATCATTGCTCCACCCAGCCGGATCGAAGAATTGGAACTCTGGGCGCGCGAACATCCAGGCGGTGAATTGCACTATAAATATGATTGTACCGATCCGATCCTTTTGATGTATCAGGTTCCCTGA
- a CDS encoding class I SAM-dependent methyltransferase yields the protein MDPREYDIMFQMEERHWWYLGMESITRALLDRRVKPNSRIKILDAGCGTGAAMTTYLADYGDVTGVDLYIEAVALSRRRNASRLARASVLDLPLASASFDLVTSFDVLCERGVADEVQAFREFFRVLIPGGQVLIRLPAYEWLRGRHDERVHIRRRFNARILKSLLEESGFHVEHVSYANALLFPVAFAKRISERFIPRVGDVSDFEIGGMNDLFRHILSWEAPLVSGSGLPYGLSLYAIARKP from the coding sequence TTGGATCCACGCGAATACGACATCATGTTTCAGATGGAGGAGCGCCATTGGTGGTACCTTGGCATGGAGTCCATCACGCGGGCGCTGTTAGACCGGCGGGTGAAACCCAATTCCCGCATAAAGATCCTGGATGCGGGCTGCGGCACCGGCGCCGCGATGACCACCTATCTTGCGGATTACGGCGATGTAACCGGCGTGGACCTTTACATCGAGGCGGTTGCTTTGAGCCGCAGACGAAACGCTTCCCGTCTCGCTCGCGCCTCTGTGCTGGACCTGCCTTTGGCTTCCGCTTCCTTTGACCTGGTCACCAGTTTTGATGTTTTATGCGAACGGGGTGTAGCGGATGAAGTACAAGCCTTTCGCGAATTTTTTCGCGTGCTGATTCCCGGCGGTCAGGTTTTGATACGCCTCCCCGCCTACGAATGGCTGCGCGGCCGCCATGACGAACGTGTTCACATTCGGCGGCGGTTTAATGCGCGAATCTTGAAATCCCTGCTCGAGGAAAGCGGATTTCATGTGGAGCATGTTTCATATGCCAACGCTCTTCTTTTTCCGGTGGCTTTTGCAAAAAGGATCAGCGAACGATTCATCCCACGTGTGGGCGATGTGTCCGACTTCGAAATTGGCGGGATGAACGATCTATTCAGACATATCCTTTCATGGGAAGCGCCCCTTGTTTCCGGCTCCGGGCTTCCTTATGGTTTAAGCCTATATGCGATCGCGAGAAAACCATAA
- a CDS encoding glycosyltransferase family 2 protein → MRPEPIHQKLTSLSAVFPAFNDGGTIASMIAAASIACRKVTDDFEIIVVDDGSGDYTAEMLEEMRRKYSELRVLTHASNRGYGGALRSGFAAATKDWVFYTDGDSQYNPLELENLACAVFNGAQLVNGYKLSRNDSLARMIIGRAYHYFVKFLFNIRIRDVDCDFRLIPRRILQRIELTSNSGAICLELVKKLEDSGCTFAEVPVNHFSRRYGVSQFFVPWRIIRTLKQLTGLYWKLVVKKEHLHKRHNEL, encoded by the coding sequence ATGAGGCCGGAGCCGATCCATCAAAAACTGACAAGTCTCAGCGCCGTCTTTCCCGCGTTCAACGACGGCGGGACCATCGCCAGCATGATCGCAGCCGCATCGATCGCCTGCCGTAAAGTGACGGATGACTTCGAGATCATCGTCGTCGACGACGGCAGCGGGGATTACACGGCAGAAATGCTGGAGGAAATGCGAAGAAAATATTCAGAGTTGCGCGTTCTGACCCATGCATCGAATCGGGGATATGGCGGCGCGTTGCGCAGCGGATTTGCCGCCGCCACGAAGGATTGGGTCTTTTATACGGATGGCGATTCTCAATATAACCCGCTCGAACTTGAAAACCTTGCCTGTGCTGTCTTCAACGGCGCGCAATTGGTCAACGGTTACAAACTTTCGCGGAACGATTCGTTGGCACGCATGATCATCGGCCGGGCATATCATTATTTCGTGAAATTCCTGTTCAACATCCGCATTCGGGATGTGGATTGCGATTTCCGGCTCATTCCGCGCCGCATCCTTCAACGGATCGAGTTGACCAGCAACAGCGGAGCCATCTGCCTGGAATTGGTCAAGAAGCTCGAAGATTCCGGCTGCACCTTTGCAGAGGTTCCGGTCAATCATTTTTCGAGAAGATATGGCGTTTCGCAGTTCTTTGTTCCCTGGCGGATCATTCGAACATTGAAGCAGCTTACCGGTTTATATTGGAAATTAGTGGTCAAGAAGGAACATCTTCATAAACGACATAATGAACTTTGA
- a CDS encoding NAD-dependent epimerase/dehydratase family protein: MNFEGIYKSRKALITGGLGFIGSNLARKLLDLGAEVTIYDNADPESGANPFNLDGIRDRLRVIEADIRDERQLQIAVKGQHYLFNLAGEMSHIGSMKDPFKDLTVNAFGQLTLLEACRLHNPEVSIVFAGTRQVYGRPTYLPVDEKHLLTPLDNNGVSKRAGEMYHIVYHRVHGMATCVLRMTNTYGERMRIRDDRLTFLGWWVHRLLEGKPILVYGGGGQVRDLNHVDDVVDAFLCCAQHPKARGKIYNLGGEPICLLDLAKLMIDVHGSGEYEIVPFPENLKRINIGDYYGNYNLVRSEIGWEPRISHRQGIKRMLDYYLKYSEHYL, encoded by the coding sequence ATGAACTTTGAAGGCATTTACAAAAGCCGGAAGGCATTGATAACAGGCGGACTTGGGTTTATCGGCAGTAATCTGGCTCGCAAGCTTCTCGATCTCGGCGCGGAGGTGACGATTTACGATAACGCCGACCCGGAGTCGGGGGCGAATCCGTTCAATCTGGATGGGATCAGGGATCGGCTTAGAGTCATCGAAGCGGATATTCGGGATGAACGCCAATTGCAGATTGCAGTGAAAGGTCAGCATTATCTATTCAATCTGGCGGGGGAAATGAGTCATATTGGCAGCATGAAAGACCCCTTCAAGGATTTGACCGTCAACGCGTTTGGACAGTTGACACTGCTGGAAGCATGCCGATTGCACAATCCGGAAGTCAGCATCGTCTTTGCTGGAACCCGTCAGGTGTATGGCCGCCCAACGTACCTGCCGGTCGATGAGAAGCATTTATTGACCCCGCTCGATAATAACGGCGTGAGCAAACGGGCGGGCGAGATGTATCATATTGTCTATCACCGCGTACATGGAATGGCAACCTGTGTGTTGAGGATGACGAATACTTATGGCGAAAGGATGCGCATCCGCGATGACCGGTTGACCTTCCTGGGTTGGTGGGTGCATCGGTTGCTGGAAGGTAAACCCATCCTTGTGTATGGCGGGGGCGGTCAGGTCCGGGATTTGAATCATGTGGACGATGTCGTGGACGCATTTCTGTGCTGCGCCCAACATCCGAAAGCGCGGGGGAAGATCTATAACCTTGGCGGGGAGCCGATCTGCCTGTTGGACCTGGCAAAGTTGATGATCGATGTGCATGGAAGCGGGGAGTATGAAATCGTCCCTTTCCCCGAAAACCTCAAGCGAATTAATATCGGCGATTATTACGGAAATTACAACCTGGTCAGGAGCGAGATCGGCTGGGAGCCGCGCATCTCGCATCGTCAGGGGATCAAACGCATGCTCGATTATTACCTGAAGTATTCAGAGCATTATCTCTGA
- a CDS encoding DegT/DnrJ/EryC1/StrS family aminotransferase — translation MSFIPVVDLRLQYEALRPELDAAVNGVIRHPRRDALREFLDRQGIQTLIHYPLPVHLQPGYADLGLGRGSLPQSERAADEVLSLPMYPDLTEDQLQRVADAVCSFS, via the coding sequence ATGAGTTTTATCCCTGTTGTTGATCTTCGCCTGCAATACGAAGCGCTTCGCCCCGAGCTGGATGCTGCCGTCAACGGTGTGATTCGTCATCCCCGGCGGGACGCGCTGCGGGAGTTTCTTGACCGTCAGGGAATCCAAACCTTGATCCATTACCCGCTTCCCGTCCATCTTCAGCCTGGGTATGCAGACTTGGGCTTGGGTCGCGGGAGCCTGCCCCAGTCTGAGCGGGCGGCGGACGAAGTCCTTTCCCTGCCCATGTACCCCGATTTGACCGAGGATCAGTTGCAGCGGGTGGCGGATGCCGTCTGTTCGTTTTCCTAA